In the Silene latifolia isolate original U9 population chromosome 1, ASM4854445v1, whole genome shotgun sequence genome, tgattattgttggtggattggagtatgAGGTGTTGGAGTTGAGATGGTTATTGGTGTTtacgaggtgcatcctcggctgagtggagtcacttgcgggagtggtttcacgcccttgattcgcactctatggaacccgccacaggaggggatgtgcacattaatgaacagggttatcgctcgttaatgagcggggcttaggtgggtaaggctgcggtcccccactggcagcgctacacactttagtgtgcagTCTGTTATGAGTTGTGAGTGGGAGTGGGAGATTGATGGTGGAGCAGCTGTTTACCTTTGTTGCAttttgtcttactttgattatgcagtgaactgacctcgttgttattttgtaaaatctgtggtgatccattcggagatggtgagcaaactgtgacaggtgatgatggtctttgGCTATAGGGACGAGaaggggagtcatcacttcgagtctagcttccgctgtcacgagATTAACTGTTTTAGATTCAGTTGTTTTGAGTACTAGTGAACAtttgttttggatttggttttggaactttaatttatatactttaataaatgttgtggaatggtttcttttgatctactaacctcgggcaaccgagatggtaatatgtttttcatgctagggtggtccttggtaaggcaccttggtatgtgggtgTGTTATATCCATGGTTTTACAGATTGTCTTCCAATGCCAACTCAGGTCACCAGAAGGAACATAAGTTGACCAATGACAACCTTTAACATAAATGTGATTGACCCATTGGACCCAGAGCTTATCAGGTTTAACAGCCAACCACTAAACTATCTTGCTAATCATTGCCTGATTCCACACTTGACTCCTTCTAACACCCAATcctccttgttccttagtcacaCAGACTTTGTCCCGAGCCAGAAGAGGTACTCTATTATACTCAGAACTCCcctcacacagaaagttcctgcAAATAGCATCCACTCTTTTCAAGACACATTTAGGCAAGACAAAAATAGAAGCCCAGTAATTATACATAAAAGATAAGATAGCCTGCACCAGAGTTAATCTTCCTGCATATGATAATTTTTTAGCCCCCAAAGATTTGATCCTTTCAAAATTTTATCAATCAGAGTAGGGCAATCTTTATTTTTCAGTCTTCCAGCAGTGATAGGGACACCTAAATATTTGAAAGGTAGCTGTCCCTCCACAAAACCAGAGATAGAAAGTATTTCAGTCTTCAACTGCTCACTCGTACCATTAAAATAAGTACAAGACTTAAGAGAATTCATTTGTAATCCAGAGGCATGAGAGAAAGCGGATAATGCTCTAAGAATGACCATGATTGACCTAGGTTCACCCTTGCAAAACATCAAtaggtcatcagcaaacataagaTGTGTTAGTTTCAATTATTTGTAGAGGGGATGAAACCTAATAGGTAATTTATCCACAGCACACTCCAAAATCCTACTTAGATACTCCATACACAGAGTAAACAGTAGAGGGGAGATAGGGTCTCCTTGCCCGAGCCCTCTTTTTTGCCGGGGAAGAAACCAAACTGATCCCCATTAATAGAAAGAGAGAAATTTTCTGTAGTAACACATAACATAACCATGTCTCTGAACTGTGGTGTAAAATTAAGAGCTTCCAGCATGGCTTCCACAAATTTCGACTAACAGTCATAAGCCTTCATAAGATATATTTTAAACATGCATCTAGGTGAATAGCTACCCCTGTTGTACATCCTCACCAAATCTTGATAAATAAGGATGTTTTCAATAATGTTTTTGCCTTGTATAAATCCTTCATGATTCAGGCTAACCAGTTCAGGTAAGATAGATCCTAGCCTGGAATTGAGGAGCTTATAAATTGTTTTATACAACACATTACAACAAGCTATAGGCCTGAACTGGGCGACATCATTAGGCAGGGTACACTTTGGAATCAGTGTTAGTACGGTTTGTTAATCGACTTTGGGGGAAGTATAAGTATAACAAGGTGGCTTTTCTTCCTAATGGTGCGTTCTTAGTACGGTTCCCTACCCTTGAATGCAAATATATTGTGCTAAAACAGGGCTTCCCTATGTTTGATAATAAACTCCTTATTGTCAAACCTTGGACTGAGGATTGTAGCTTGGCTAAGGAAGGGTGAAATTTGTTCCTATTTGGGTTAGGTTATGTGGTTTGCCTCTAAAGTTTTGGGGTGCTTCTAGCCTGGAGAAACTCTCTTCTTTCTTGGGAAATTTATAAGATGTGATATAGctacaatttaaaaaaaaactagGCGTGGGTATGCCAGAATCATGATTGTGGTTGAAGTTGGTAAAAAATGCCGAGACAGAAGTTTTTTCAAAGACGAGAAAGGGATTGATACATCTGTGTTAGTTGAGTATGAATGGAGACCTGATGTATGCTCTTTGtgtaaaggcattgggcatgTCTCAGATATTTATAAGAAAAAGACTGATGCTCAAGTCCCTCCTAAACAGAGACAAGTATGGAGACCTGTGGCTAAAAATCCTCCAGCTGTGAGTATACCTCCTAGCGCTCCTGAACCTGTTGTTACTTCAATACCTAATGTAGCTACACCAGGTCTATTGGGGACTTCTAGGCAGGTTTCTCCTATTCTCTCTCCAGTCACCACTATTACAACTCTTGTAAGACGGGAACTTAACTCTACAACTGCTTTGAGTGCTCCTGGATCTCCTACTTATGCAGAAGTGCTCACTAGTCATAAAAAGCACATGAATGGGGGATAGGATAGTCCACAAGGAGATAAATCAAATGGATAATATAAGCAAGTGGAATGTGAGGGGCATGAATAAGCTTACTAAACAGCTAGAAATAAAGAGATTTCTTCATCAgaataatgtaggattatatgGTTTAGTTGAGACTAAAATAAAAGATCAGGATTGTAATAGGGTATTAGCTAACTTTGGCCAGCAGTGGAAATGTGTGACTAATATCCAACACCATCCTGGAGGTAAAGTGTGGCTTATTTGGATGGAGCAGATCTCTAATGTAACAGTCATTACTATGTCAGATCAACAAATTACAACTTCTATTAATAAAATTGCTTCTGGTCATTCCTTTTTGTTCACAGTTGTGTATGGGTCTAATGATGAGGTTGGCAGACTAAGACTTTGGGAGGAACTTAAGAGTATAAAGGATACTTGTATGGGACCATGGAGTAATTGTGTGGACTTCAATAATCTTTTGGATGTTAATGAAAGAATAGGCAGACCTGTTCACTGGTAAGACATTGCTGCATTTAAAGATTGTGTTACTTACTACAACTGATGGATATTAAAGCCCAGGGGTCCTTCTTCACCTGGAATAACAAACATGAACCTTCAACTAGAGTGTTTTCCAGACTTGATAGATTTATGGTTAATTTTAATTGGCTAAATTTCTATCCTAATTGTTATGCATATTTTCCTCCTAAGGGTTTGTTTAATCACAACCCTTGCATCTGCTATAGGAGAGTGGTCAGACAGAGGAGGCCACATTTTAGgtatttcaatatgtgggggCTGGATTCTCATTTTAAAGATATTATCTATTATTATTGGGATAAGAAGGTATCAGGTTCTTGGATGTATCAAGTAGTCACTAAGCAAAAGAGTTTATAACATCCTCTGAAACAGCTTAATAGGAACATGTTTTTTTTATGTTGAGAAAGCAGTTGGAGTTGATAGAGTCAGACTAAATGATCTTCAACTCCAAATGCATAGAGATCCATATAATCTTTCTACCCTTCAGGCTGAATCTATTGTTGTTGATGAATATAGAAATCTATCTAAGGCTCATTTCAGCTTCTTAAGCCAAAAAGCTAAGGTGAATTGGGTCTATGAGGGTGAAGAGAATACAAGATACTTTCATAACTAGATAAAATCTAGACAAATGCACAATAAAATCCTTCAGATTAAAGAAAAAGAAGAGAGGATTCACAGTGAGCCTCAGGATATTGAGCAAGCCTTCCTAGATTACTACATTACTCTTCTGGGCTCATCTACTGCTACAAATAAGGTTCACATACCTACTGTGAGATCTGTTAGTATGATTAATGAGCATCATAAGAGCATCTTACTGAAGCCTCTTAGTCTTGTGGAGATTAAGAACTGTATCTTTGCCATTCCTGCCTCTAAATCTCTAGGTCCTAATGGCTTTACCAGTCAATTTTATAGAGACTCTTGGGAAATTGTTGGGAATGATATCATTGGTGTTgttcttgatttttttttttgctacagGAGAGCTATTGAAACAGGTAAATACCACAACTATAACTCTCATTCCCAAAACTAAAACTCCTAGAAGTGTGTTGGAGTATAGACCTATAGCTTGCTGTAATGTCATATATAAATGCATCACTAAAATCCTTTGCTCCAGATTAAGTGAGGTCCTGCCAGATATTATTAATAGGAGCCAGAGGGGTTTGTTCAGGGCAGAAATATAGTGGAGAATGTTCTGATTTGTCAAGACCTTGTCAGGTTGTACAATAGAAAAGCAGCCTCCCCCAGATGTCTTATCAAAATTGACCTTAGGAAAGATTATGACACTGTAGAATGGACTTTTCTCCATCAAATGCTTCAAGCTTTAAAGTTTCCTAACAAGTTTATTAAGCTTATTATGACTTGTGTATCCTCTCCTTCTTACTCTCTCAATGTCAATGGGAATACTTTTGGATTTTTCCATGGAAATAGGGGTTTGAGACAGGGTGATCCTTTATCTCTTTTGCTTTTTACTCTTTGCATGGAATATCTTTCTAGGATTCTACACATTGTTGCTCAGCAAGATAACTTCAGGTTTCACCCTATGTGTGGGCACATCAGACTCAATCACCTACTATTTGCAGATGACCTCTTAATGTTCTATAAAGGTAATGAATCTTCCATTATGTGGATGTTGAGGGCTTTTTCTACTTTCTCTGCCACTTCTAGACTATGTCTGAATAGGGATAAAactaatatttattttaatggagTTAGAAATGACATTATGGAGGATATTGTCAAGCTATCTAGTTTTAGAATTGGTAAGCTGCCTTTCAAATACCTAGGGGTACCTATCTCTTCCAAGAAAATCACAAAATATGATGGTCAGAAACTTATTGAAAGAATAGTGTCAAGGATAAGAGGATTGGGGGAAAGGCACCTTTCTTATGCCGACAGATTAACTTTAGTGCATTCTGGTCTTGCCACTTTGCATTCCTATTAGGCTTCAAATTTATTACTACCTTCAAGGATTAAGAAGAAAGTGGAGTCCATTTGCAGAAATttcctgggggggggggggggagctcCTAATGTTAGCTGGGAGAAATGTTGCACTCCAAAAGAAGAGGGTGGACTTGGCTTGAAGAATGCTAAGATTTGGAATAAAGCTCTCTTGGGTAAGTATACTGGCTGGCTATGAAGAAGGATCATCTATGGGCTAAGTGGGTCaatcatgtttatatgaaaggtTGTGACTAGAAAGATTATAGTGCCTCTTCAGATTACAGTTGATCTTGGAAGAAAATTGCTTATGTCAAGGACATGTTCAAATCTGGCTTTACTAATAACCTCTGGAAGAACACTGATAAAGCTTACTCTGTGGCTGCTGGCTACAATTGGATTTGTCCTAAACTCCCTAAGGTCCCTTGGAGTTTTTTTTCTGGAATAGTTTGAATGTCCCTAAAGCTGCATTTATTTGCTAGACTAGCATACATCAAAGGCTTTCGACCCTAGATAGAATGCAAAAAATGGGTATGGGGCATGATATATTCTGTTATATTTGTGGTGTGGAGCCTGAAACGCATGATCAATTGTTCTCCTACTATGAGTATAACAAAGTGTGTATTAAGTTGTTATAGGATAAGCTTCATATACAATTCCATGCTGCTGACATGATAAAGTGGTTTTCTAAAGGGAGAGGCAGAAGTGGACTTCAAAAGATCTTTACTGGTGCTTGTTTTGTAGGGATCATCTATTCAATCTGGTATGCAAGGAACTGTGCACGAGCGGATCAATATGTAATTGCACCTTGGGTACTGGTGAATCATGTTTGTTCTTAAATTAAATTGTGTTGGAGAGGGAGGAACAGGAAGACTTTGAAGCTGAGTGACCATAAGTGGATTGATAGTATCACTTAGGGGATATTTGGTTGAAGATTTTGGAATGGATAGGAATGGATTTGGGCAAATCTAGTGTTTGGTTGGcttattttggaatggagttagatacctgatggattataactccattccaaccccctaAAATCTCATAACTAATTCTTCACCCAAGTTTCCAACTCCATTCCCCCATAGTATAAAATATAAACATACCAAACAAGTTTAGATTGGTATAGGGATCTCAATCCATACCTCTATGGTATGAGATtctaatccattccattccaccTTCTTGAACCAAACAACTCCTTAGAGTTTACTAAGTTTTGGCCTCATAGCTGAATGTAATGTTGATTGTTCTTTTGCTTGCTCTAAACATGTGATGTACTCTATTCtttgatttatatatatacttacctttcacaaaaaaaaaaggtttctAAGTTTTCCTAAAACTTAGTGGCGACTCCAAATATTTTTGAAAACCCGGCCCCTTGGATCGAATTTCCTCTATCCACAAGAAAACACTGTACAAGTGAAATACCTAACTAGTAATAAATAAATCAAATCACTTAACCAACATTATTATGTCTTACACATAGGAACACAATGATTTAGTTTGTATAAATATATCGCAAATTTCttatggtaccccttaattttgtcaggtTTCTCATGATACCCCTGCTTTTAAGAATCTGCTTATGGTACCCTTgtgtttcacaaaaaaaaaaaaaaaaaaaaaaaaaaaaaaaaaaacgagtttctAAGTTTTCCTAAAACTTAGTGGCGACTCCAAATATTTTTGAAAACCCCCTTGGATCGAATTTCCTCTATCCACAATAAAACATTGTATAAGTGAAATACCTAACTAGTAATACATAAATCAAATCACTTAACCAACATTATTATGTCTTACACATAGGAACACAATGGTTTAGTTTGTATAAATATATCGCAAATTTCttatggtaccccttaattttgtcagatttctcATGATACCCTTGCTTTTAAGAATCTACCTATGGTATTCTTGTGTTTCCATTTTTgttcccatggtaccccctaatgtaacggttattaaatggacgttaagtatTGATGATGACATGGCAATATTAATCAAACCTTGGAGCGAAAATTAATTTAATATTCATCATTTGTCGAAAAAATAAAAGTTTCCACATTTCCAACGGTACCCTTGTGATTTATACATTCTTCCCTAGTTATCCCTAAAATGTAACAATTTTCAATGGTACCTTTGACTTTATACAGTTTTTCCACTACACTCTTGATTTGAGCAAGACAATAGCTTGAAAAAGGGGTCATTTTTCTATCATTCTATGTGTCGTCTCGATTTACTCTTACTCAATATCAACATGTACATAAACAATGCTACTTTGATGTTAAAATACAAAAGTTTGGATAAAATCTTCATCTTTGCCTTCATGTCTTCAATAACTTTATTCTTCAAATCATTCTTTTAGAAAACATAGCCATGTTGGACACTTACCGAGCTTTTTCTACTAAGTTAACATAGCGCATTAAGTCAGGATTTATTTTCTACATGAACTCACCTTAAATCCAtaaatttgttattttttttgtgGTGAGTGGTAATGGTTGAACATGGTGTTTCTCTTGTTGTAACTTAGGGATATCTGAGAAAAAATGTACAAAGTATAGGGGTATCATGGAAAATgttcaaatttttatttttatttcatatttattattaatttataattactaattctTGCCACGTCATCAGAACATAATGCCCATTTAGCGGCTGTTACATTAGGATATACCATGGGCATAAAAATGGAAtttcaagggtaccataggcagattcttaaatgtaggggtaccatgaaaaatctgacaaaattaaggtaTTCCATGCAAAATTTCCTTAAATATATTCTACtttctccattcaactccactctaccatatttTGATTTTCATCTGTTCAACTCCTCTCTACCACTTTCTAAAAAAAAATAATGTTAAATGACCAATTTGTcctaattaaaataatttatttacatattttgcCACTCATACCCACTATAGTTTTCCATCCAAATCCCCCTAATTATATTTTGGGGCACTTACGTATCCCCTAACCGAACCCAAACTCCTAATGACTCCCTCAAAAAATTTGTACCCAGCCCAAAATCAACCCATTAAACCGTTCAAATATTAAGATACCCTCACCAACTCACCAGTTACTCTCATCatagctctctctctctctcgctcTAAAACCACTAAATTATTCTGAAACCTTAACTCCCTCAGCCTTTCTCTCTCTCTAACGCTGCCTCCATTCATAATCTTTTCTCCTTCCATCACTTTTGATCTCGCCATTTTTTAGATCTTCATTTCCTTTTAAACTTTGTCCTCTTTCTAACACCGTCGTTGTTGTTTTGTGTCTCTTTATCTTGTTTTTACGTCTGTCTTTGTTTTTCAGTATGAATCTTCATGGCTCCTCAACATGCAAATTGTGGGAAGAAGTGTTTTCAATGTGTTCTTGATTGGTATAGATGTGGGTCATCATAAGATGAAGATGAATAAGGAGAAGATGAGTCTGTCCCAATTTCACCACCTCCTAACACGATTATACCTGACTCGCTAGATCCGTCGAATTTAGGCACTCAGGTTGGTGAAACTGAGTTCGATGATGCTTCCTTTTCATATTTACCTAATACCCATGAGTGTAATGACATCTCCAATGAGAATGTGGATTCTGAGCCAAAAATTGTGGATTCTGAGCCTAAACACGTGAATTCTGAGCATAAATCACCAAGCTCAAAGAAGTTCAGAGCATATGCGAAGAGATTCTTTGATCAGCGTAATAAATCGTCTAAGTAGTTGGTATAACTCTTAAACTCATCCTTTTATAGTTATTATTATGATGTTTTCACTTATATTTAGGGTTTCTTTTATAATGGTGATGGGATTTAATGAAGGAATTATGTGGATTTGTTGTTGATGTAGTTATGATGTTGTTGGTGTTAGGGTTTATGTTAAGATTTGTAGATTTATTCTTGGATTTTTACTGCTGGTGGTATTTAATGGAGGAATTATGTGGATTTGTTGTTGCTGTAATTATGATGTTGTTGGTGTTAGGGTTTCTGTTTAGATTTATGGATTTATTGTTAGGTTTTTACTGCTGGTGGGATTTAATGGATGAGTTCTATGGATTTTTTATTGCTGTAATTATGATGTTGTTGGTGTTAGGGTTTCTATTTACATTTGTGGATATATTATTGGGTTTCTACTTATGATTGGGTGTCTGGTGTTGTTTATAGTAATGGGATCTGTTTATTGTCTATAGTTCAGTAGTTTCTGCTTGCTTACAacaatttattgttttttttttttttgggaaaaggtAAGTTATATATTAATGCCAATTTTGCCAACATGCACATACACAGGTCATATCCCTATCATATTACACGACTCAAACAATTTTCAATCCAAACTCTAGTTAATTGACTTTTTAACATCATGCTTTTGCCTCTGACTCTAGCTAACACTTCATTTCTAACACGCTGGATAAGTCTCTCAGGCCGGGGAACAATTTGTTCAAGACAACTCTGATTTCTGGCTTGCCAAAGATGGTACATCAGACTTGCAATCACAGCTCCAATAATGTGCTTTATGAGCAGTGATTTCAGCTTCTTCTTTACCCACCAACTTAGCACCAATTGCACTGGTATATCAAACTGTAACCAGGACCTCACCAGATCCAAACACTTCCTAGCATAACAGCACTAAAAAAATAAGTGTTCAATGCTCTCCTCATCAACTCCACATAAGAAACACCTATTCTCCTGGATAATCGCCATCTTGCACAGACGGTCCTGAGTCAATAACCTATTCTGAACAGTGAGCCAAATGAAGAAAGAATGCTTTGGCACAAGCACCCTATTACTTACCCAAGGATGCCACTCAACAGGGACCCCCTGATCAACTATCCAAGAGTATCCTAACTGAATACTGTACTGAGAATGCTGTGACCTCCATTGATCATTAAACATAAAAGGTTTCAACAGTTCTTTCACCCAACAGATCTTGCACCAAGCCCAGCTAGCAGATAAAGAAGGAGAGTAATCTTGCCATACCTGCTGCTTTATATAAATGGCATGAACCCaacaatttattgttgttggtagTTCTGAATTTGCACAAACCTCAATGAAGATCCTAATTGGACAAAGagggtgttgttgttgtttgcgTTCAGTTAGGTGTTATTGTTGGTAGAAGATTAGTGTAGCTGAATGATAAATGTACCTTAGTTGTTTGAGAGCTGTTGGTATTTTTAAGAATAAGTAATGGTAAGTGGCCATTTAGTCAAAGTAGTAAAGCCACCACATGGTCTACCAATGAATGGGTGTGTGTTCTCAACCATTTCAATTGTCGTTTGTGAGCTCAATGATGATTGTACCTTAGTGGTTTGAGAGCTGTGTTTGTTGATGCTTTACTCATTACTGTTATTTAATGGACATAACATGGTCTACCTTCATTGGGTGTGTGTAGGAGGCTTTACTGCTTTACACAACTCAATGATGAGGCCAAATAGGCCTGAGAGTTGATGTAATGTTGCATGAAATTGAATGTAACTTTAACTATAGCATGACATATCATTTCATTAAATTGTCTTACATTCCAAAAGATTGTGTTACAATGCATTACATACCATTAAACTGTCTTACATTCCATAAGATTGTGTTACAATGCATTACGTATCATTTAACTAAAGCTTCAACATTGTATCCTAGTTTATTCAGTATGTACTTTAACCCTTATATTTTGCCTATTccctatatatatacaatgcattCTCTTACCAGCTCTTCATTGACCATTAAATTCCTTGGTAACATGCCAATAGAAGCAAGATGACCCTTCTTCATATGGGGGACTGCAAAATTATTGCGACCCTTACTTTTCATAATCTCTACCATTACTGATTGTAATGATAAGAAAATATTATTGAGTTTTCTTGGGCTATAATCCACAAATGCTTGCATCACTGCATTTACTAGCTCATTTACTGTCTTTGCTGCTTTTTCTGATTGTAATGACTGTAATGCCCTAAAATAGTCAAGGTCATTACAGTTTAAGTCTGGTGAGTTAGGAATCTGGAAAACTAACTTAATCTGAAATCCATCTGAGTTTGCAATAGATATAAAGTTAGGATCATCATTCTTGATGTAAGGCCTGACATTGTCTTATTGTATGTATTATATGCTTGCTTAATCCTTCTGTCTATACACTCTTAATAGCTGGTATAATTTGTTCAATAAGGCATGCTTTTATAACTTGTTTTGTGATAGACTCAATGGGCTTTGTCTCCAATGTCCCCCTTAGCCTATTTCTACTACCCCTAACTGCTCGTTGTTGCTTTGTGAATGAAAACATAACTATTTTGCCATCAAATATTAACTTCCCATTTGCTAAATATCTTGGCCTACTAACTGCACACATGAACATCACTTTTGTGATGTACCTCTTTGATTGACAGCTTTTATATGACAGCTCCTTCCCCTCCACCACATAGTACTTGTGATTGTCATCTATTATGTAAAACCACTTCAGAAAACATGATTTTAGTGACTGGCATTACATTGAGATCAAAATTTTTTTCTAGTACTTGTTTAACCACTAATGACTTGAGTGAATGGAGTAATCTTTGCTCCTTGTGTAAATTTGTGAGTTTAGGATGTAATAGGCTTGAATGGGGTTTAAGTAAACCTTATTTCACCCATGATTGGACTATTCCAACTGAAACTCCATTATACTTTGCAACCTTTACAATGGTATCTCTAAGAGAAAAATGAAGTGAATTGATATGCTCAACTTTTGGTAGTATTCTTTTCCTATTTGTGTTGCCTATTCTCCCACTCTTTACATCTAATTTCTCATCTACTAATCTTGGTTTTTTAGCAAGTCCCCAAATATTAGAGATACTTCTATCCTTGACATTGTACCTTGTAGCTGCCTCCTTGATAGCACCTTGAGAAAGCTTActattttatgatttttgaagtaaGTAAACGGCCACTTCAGTCCTTGTTTCTTCTGACATGCACTTAAACACCATTCTTGATGAACAATTT is a window encoding:
- the LOC141646020 gene encoding uncharacterized protein LOC141646020, translated to MDNISKWNVRGMNKLTKQLEIKRFLHQNNVGLYGLVETKIKDQDCNRVLANFGQQWKCVTNIQHHPGGKVWLIWMEQISNVTVITMSDQQITTSINKIASGHSFLFTVVYGSNDEVGRLRLWEELKSIKDTCMGPWSNCVDFNNLLDVNERIGRPVHCLIGTCFFYVEKAVGVDRVRLNDLQLQMHRDPYNLSTLQAESIVVDEYRNLSKAHFSFLSQKAKIKEKEERIHSEPQDIEQAFLDYYITLLGSSTATNKVHIPTVRSVSMINEHHKSILLKPLSLVEIKNCIFAIPASKSLGELLKQEPEGFVQGRNIVENVLICQDLVRLYNRKAASPRCLIKIDLRKDYDTVEWTFLHQMLQALKFPNKFIKLIMTCVSSPSYSLNVNGNTFGFFHGNRGLRQGDPLSLLLFTLCMEYLSRILHIVAQQDNFRFHPMCGHIRLNHLLFADDLLMFYKGNESSIMWMLRAFSTFSATSRLCLNRDKTNIYFNGVRNDIMEDIVKLSSFRIGKLPFKYLGYESSWLLNMQIVGRSVFNVFLIGTQVGETEFDDASFSYLPNTHECNDISNENVDSEPKIVDSEPKHVNSEHKSPSSKKFRAYAKRFFDQRNKSSNYDVVGVRVYVKICRFILGFLLLVVFNGGIMWICCCCNYDVVGVRVSV